Genomic window (Actinomycetota bacterium):
CCACCTCGAAGGCCCCCAGCGCCGTCGAGGCGATGCTCGCCCCGCCCGAGACGAGGTCGGGATGCCCGTAGCTGCCGTCCGGTCCGAGCGAGTAGCGCTCGATGCGGTTGGCGTCGAGATCGACGAACCAGTACTCGGCAACCCCCGCCTGTTCGTAGACGCGACGCTTGCGCACGAGGTCATGCCGTCGCGTCGACGGTGACGACACCTCGACGACGAAGCTGGGCGTGACCCGGACGGGGTGCTCGATGCGCTCGTCGGTCGGGACCCAGAAGACATCCGGTTGGAGGGTGTGGTCGCCGAGCGCCACGTCCAGCGGCGATAGGCCGGTCTGCCCCACGTGCGCGTCCTCGTACGACCGGAGGCGCACCGCTAGCTCCAGCACGACACGCTGGTGTGCGGGCGTCGCGGAATCCGAGACGACGTCCGCCATCGGGTCGTCGACGGGCTGACCGTCGATGTAGAGCCAGCCGTCGATGATCTCGCGGCGGACGTGGTCCTCGGGCGTGCGCCGCGACAGCTCCTCGTAGGTCCACGGACCCTTGCCGCTGCGCGTCTCGGCGACCATGACGACCTCCTCGCCCGTTCGTTCCGAGGCTACTCCCCTCGGTGCGGATGAGCCGTCCGCACACCGGGTCCCTGTGGAGTCCGCCGCGGAACGCGATAACCTGACACGGACGTCATAGACCGCGGGTGGGAGGCGAGGCTGTGCAGCCCGAGGACCTGATCCTGATCAGCGTGGACGACCACGTGGTCGAGCCCCCCGACATGTTCGATGGCCACGTCCCGGACCGGTTCAGGGACCGCGCCCCGCGCGTCGAGCGCCTCGACAACGGCGACGACGTGTGGGTCTACGAGGGTCAGCGCATCCCCAACATCGGTCTGAACGCCGTCGCCGGCAAGCCCCCCGAGGAGTGGGGCTTCGAACCCACCGCCTTCGATGACATCCGCGATGGCTGCTACGACGTCGACCGTCGTGTCGCGGACATGAGCCTCAACGGGGTACTGGCCTCCATGTGCTTCCCGAGCTTCGTGCAGTTCTGCGGTCAGCTCTTCGCCCGCACCGAGGACAAGGAGCTGGCGCTGACGATGGTGCGGGCGTACAACGACTGGCACATCGACGAGTGGGCGGGCAGCCACCCGGACCGGTTCATCCCCCTGACCATCCCGCCGCTGTGGGACCCCGAGCTGATGGCCGACGAGGTCCGCCGCGTCGCGGCGAAGGGCTGCCACGCGGTGACGTTCAGTGAGAACCCCGAGAAGCTCGGATGGCCCAGCTACCACAGCGAGCACTGGGACCCGTTCTTCCGCGCGTGCAGCGAGGAGAACGTCGTCGTCTGCCTCCACATCGGCAGCTCGAGCCAGCTCGTGATGACCGCCAAGGACGCCCCGATCGACACGATGGTCGTGCTGACCCCGATGAACTCGATCCAGGCGGCGACCGACATCCTGTTCAGTCCGACCCTGAGGAGGTTCCCCGACCTGCGCTTCGCGCTCAGCGAGGGCGGCATCGGGTGGATCCCCTACTTCCTGGAGCGCGTCGACTACGTCTACCAGCGCCACTCCCCGTGGACGCACCAGGACTTCGGCGAGAAGCTGCCCAGCCAGGTCTTCCTCGAGCACTTCACCCTGTGCTTCATCGACGACCAGCACGGCATCGACGCCCGCCACGCCATCGGGGTCGAGAACATCACCTGGGAGTGCGACTACCCCCATAGCGACTCCTCGTGGCCGCACTCACCCGAGCTGGTGGCCAAGCAGCTCGACGGGGTACCCGACGACGAGATCAACGCCATCACCCACGGCAACGCGATGCAGCTGTTCAGCTTCGACCCCTTCTCGGTGCGGCCCCGCGGGCAGGCGACGGTCGGGGCGCTGCGCGCCGAGGCTGGCGACGTCGATCCGACCACCCAGGTCAAGCGCAGCAAGGCGGGTGCCCAGGACGGGTCGGTCGTGGGGTTCGAGGACCTCGTGAAGAAGATGAGCAAGCGCGACTGACTACCCTGGTCACCGTGGACCGAACCAGCGCCCCCTCGTGACCGACGTACCCGCCTACGAGCGGGTCGTGGCGATCGCCTCGTGCGGTTCCCGCTGGGAAGCCGACCTGAAGTGGTCCCTCCTCGACGCCGAGGGCTACCGCGTCACCGTCGCCAGTGACGATGCCGGCGGCCTCCACCCTGAGCTCGCCTACCTCGCCTGTGCGTACCGGCTCATGGTGCCCGAGGGCCAGGCGGAGTCCGCCCGTGAGCTCCTCGATGCGATCGAGGAGAGCTCCGCGGAGTTCGAGGGCTCGATCGAGCCCATACGGGCGTCGCGTGGCTGGTGGGCGGCTATCGCGGTGCTCATCATGACGGTGCTGGCGTACCGGATCTGGTTCCTGCTCACGGCGGGCTGACCGTTCCGCACAGGGCGCGCTAGCGTTCGTAGCCGCCGTCTGAGGGGCACCCCACACCGATGCGCATCCTCATCCTCTCCCGCAACGCGGGCCTGTACTCCACGAGCCGCCTGCGGCAGGCGGCGGAGGAGCGCGGCCACGAGGTGCGGGTCATCGACTACCTGCGCTGCTACATGGACATCACCTCGCACCGCCCCGCGGTGCGCTACGCGGGACAGGCGCTGACGGACGCCGACGCGATCATCCCCCGCATCGGCGCGCCCCACACGTTCTACGGCACGGCGGTCGTGCGCCAGTTCGAGATGATGGGCGTGTACCCGGCGAACGAGTCGCAGGGGATCACGCGCGCCCGCGACAAGCTGCGGGCCCTGCAGCTCCTGGCACGCGAGGGGGTCGGCCTGCCGGTCACGAGCTTCGCCCACAGCGCCAAGGACATCGACGGCATCATCGACATCGTGGGCGGCGCCCCGCTCGTGGTCAAGCTCGTCGAGGGGACCCAGGGCATGGGCGTCGTCCTGGCCGAGACGCGCAAGGCCGCGGAGTCGGTCATCGGCGCGTTCCGACAGCTCGACGCCAACATCCTCGTGCAGGAGTTCATCAAGGAGGCGGGCGGCACCGACATCCGCGCGTTCGTCGTGGGCAACCGCGTCGTCGCCGCGATGAAGCGCACGGCGGCACCCGGAGAGTTCCGATCCAACATCCACCGGGGGGGCAGTGCGAGCAAGGTCATACTCACGCCCGAGGAGCGCGCGGCGGCCAAGCGCGCGGCGAAGATCCTGGGCCTCGACATCGCCGGTGTGGACCTGATGCGCTCCAACCACGGACCCGTCGTTCTCGAGGTGAACTCCTCCCCCGGTCTCGAGGGGATCGAGACCGCGACCGGCAAGGACGTCGCCGGGGCGGTGATCGAGCACATCGAGAAGAACGCGCGCCCCGGCCGGACTCGCTCGCGCGGGAAGGGCTGACCCGGGTCGAGCTCACGACCTCGTGGATCCACCGTCGGGACCGGCTGGCAGCGGGGTTCCAACGCGGTCGTGCCACGCCACCTCGTCGAGCGCTCGGCGACGGCTCGGGCCCAGCGGCTCGGCCGGGTACCCCAGCGGGATGACCGCGACCGGATCCCAGGAGGCCGGGGCGCCGGTGGCCTCACGCAGCTCGTCCGGCAGGTACGTCGCGAGTGTCGTCAGGACCGAGCCCAATCCTTCGGCCGTGGCGGCGATCAGGAGGTTCTGCACCGCGGGCCAGATCGACGGGCCCGCGTCGCCGGCTCCGGCGGCATCACGGTCGAGCAGGACGACGACCAGCGCCGGCGCCCCGCCGTAGCCGGCGCTCGCCGCCTCGTCGACGTCGACGAACAGCGCCGGTGGTAGCGACGCCTCGGCGTGCGATCGCGCCCCGCCCTCCCAGACCTTGCTCGTGATCCCCGCGATCCGCGCTCGCGCGTCGCCGTCCTCGACGACGACGAACCGCCACGGCTGGCGGTTCTCGGCGCTCGGGGCGCGCGTGGCCGCGGTGAGCACGGGGCGGAGCAAGTCCCACGGGACAGGATCGGGCCGGAAGTGACGGCACGCCCGCTGGCGTGCCATCACCTCGAGGAGGGTCGACGTCATGGCCGCATCCAACCAGGGAGGACGATCGCTCGCGCTTTAGGATGAGGCTCGTGATCATCGATGGGTGGGTCAACCTGTTCCCGGCGTCGTTCGGTCGTGCGTGGAGTGCGACCTCGGAGAACCGCAGCGTGGGTGAGCTCTTCGGCGGTCGTACCGGCGAGGGCAGCGAGGTGCACGCTCTGCTCGCCGACATGGATGAGGCGGGCGTGGACCGCGCCATCCTCACGCCCGGCCTGTCGGGTACGGGCGACCAGGCCGGTCTGCCGACGCTGGAGGAGCAGCTCGCCGTCGCGACCGAGCACGCGCCCCGGTTCGGGGTCGCCCCGGCGATCGATCGCGCGACCTCCCCGATGGACAACGCCCGGCACGTCCGCGACGTGGCCGCCCACGACCCCGTGGTGGCCGTGCGCGTCACGCCGCTGGTCGAGCAGTACCCCCTGAACCACCGCCTGTACTACCCCGTCTACGCCGCCTGCGAGGAGGCCGGCCTCCCTGTCACGATCAACATCGGCGTACCCGGACCGCGCGTGCGGTCGGAGTGCCAGGACCCCCGCCGGCTCGAGGACGTGCTGATCGACTTCCCGGACCTCGTGGTCGTCGGAGCGCACATGGGCCACCCCTACGAGGCGTTGCTGATCCAGTACCTGCTGAAGTGGCCGAACCTGTACCTGATGACGTCGGCGTACCTCGCGACCTACCTGGACGAGCGGTTGGCGCGGTTCATGAACTCGAGTCGGGGTCGTGGTCGCGTGCTGTTCGCATCGGATCACCCCGTGATCCCGCTGCCACGGGCGCTGACGGCGGCCCGCGAGGTTCCCCTCGAAGACGACGCGCGAGCAGCGTTCCTCGGGGACAGCGCCGGACGGGTCTTCTTCGGGCTATGAGGGAGCACCGGTTCGAGATCGACATCCCGCACGCCGTGGAGCGCGTCTGGCGCCTGCTCCAGGACTACGACCGCTGGACCGAGTTCGCACCGATGGTCGTCGACGTCGAGGTGGTCCATCCCGGGGACGACGATGGGAACGGCCTGCTCCGGCGCGTGATCTACCGGCTCCCGTTCGGCCGTCGCGGCGCGGCGCTCGAACTCGTGACCGACGTCGTGCCGGAGCGCGGGTACACCTACACGATGCTCGCGCACCGGCCCGGCAACGATCAGACCGGTCGGGTGGAACTCGAGCCGGTCACCTCGGATCGGACACGGCTGCGGTTCGAGGAGCGCTACCACCTCACCACGTGGCCGTGGCGCTGGTTGGAGGGGCCCATCTACCGCTTCATCAACCGACAGAACGAGCGCTCGATGGCGGCGGTCAGCGACTACCTCACCCGCCACCCGGAGTACCCGGGATCCGACGGCCGGACCGAGACGGGGTCGCGTTAGACGAGGTTGGCGAGCAGGGCCTCGTGGAGCTGCTCGTGGAAGATCCGGCGCCGCACCGACTCGATCGACGCGCGCAGATCGGACAGCGGCAGATGCGCATGGGCGCAGCTGGGTGGGCAGGACAGCACCACGCGGTACGCGTGCGCGCCGGCGTCGGGCGTGTGCACGACGACGAGCAGCCGCTGGTGGGTGTAGACGGGATCGGGGTCGACGCCTCCCAGGGCGTTGTGGTGCAGGCCGAAGCGCGCGAGGGCCGCCACGGTGCGGGGGCTCCACTCGGGTGTCGCGAGGTCGAGCGCGAGGTCGAGGATCAGGTCGTTGTCGTGGTGCGGGGCCGGTGCCTCGACGAAGCGTGCCTGTCCCGTGCCATCGAGGTCGGGACGATCCGTGAGGTCGGCGAGGGCAGCTCGCAGGCGCTGGAGGTGGCGGAGCCGCTCGCCCGGATCGGCGGGACGCTCGGCCGCCGGGAACGCGTGCACGTCGGCGTCGATCACGCGCTCGTGAGCGATGAGCTCCTCGACCGCGTCGTCGGCCACGGCCTCTCGGAACAGCTCGGTGAAGGCCTCAAGGCTCACGTCGAAGGCTCGGGGTCGCGAGGCAGTCCCAGGAGCCGCTCGCCGATGACGTTGCGCTGGATCTCGGACGTCCCGCCCGCGATCGTGAGGCAGCGGTTGAGCAGGTAGGCGCGCGACCACCTGCCTCCGTCGCCGTCGGTGATCGCGCCGTCCGGCCCCAGCAGCGACAGCGCGAACTCCGAGACGCGCTGGTCGTGCTCGACGCCGAGGAGCTTGCGTACGCTCGCCCCGGGACCGGGGTCGGCCCCGGCGAGCTGGCGCAGCGTGGTGCGGTGGCTCAGCAGCCCCACCGAGAGGCCGTCACCGAGCAGGATCGCGAGCTCGTCGCGGATGCGCGGGTCGTCACGTTCGGGCCGGCTCTCCAGGAACCTCAGCAGGCCCTCGACACTGCCGCCGAAGGTCGTGCCGCTGGCCATGGCGACGCGCTCGTGTGCCAGGGTGTTGCGGGCGACGCGCCAGCCGCTGTCGACGTCGCCGACGACCTGGTCGTCGGGGACGAAGACGTCGGTGAGGAAGACCTCGTTGAACATCGCCTCGCCGGTCAGCTCCCGCAGGGGGCGCACGTCGACACCGTCGTTCTGCATGTCGACGATGAAGTAGGTGATGCCGTCGTGCTTCGGGGCGTCGGGGTTGGTGCGTGCGAGGCAGATCGCGAGGTCCGCCTGCTGGGCGAGCGAGGTCCACACCTTCTGGCCGGTCAGGCGCCAGCCGCCGTCGACCCGGACCGCCTTGGTCTGCAGCGATGCGAGGTCGGAGCCGGCACCCGGTTCGGAGAACAGCTGGCACCAGGCGATGTCGCCGTGCAGCGTCGGGCGGATGTAGCGGTCCTGCTGCTCGGGGGTGCCGTAGGTCAGCAGCGTCGGGATGACCCACTGCCCGATCGCGAGGCTCGGCCGTCGGATGCCGGCGTCGCGCAACTCGGCCTCGATGACGAGCTGCTCGATCGCGCCTGCGCCCCGCCCCCAGGGCTCGGGCATCTCCGCGACGAGGTACCCCGCATCGGCCAGCTCGCGGTGCTGACCGTCCTCGTCGAGGTCGCGCACGCGCTCGACGAAGGCGCGGACCTCCTCACGGAAGGGCGCGGCCTCCTGCTGCGGCAGTTCCAGCTCGAGCTGTCGCCGCGTGCCGCCGAGTGCCAGGGCGGCCGCACGAGCACGCGCGGCGCGGGGCGCGTCCACGAGCTGGCGCACGGAAGCTGCGCGGCGCAGGTACAGGTGCGCGTCGTGCTCCCAGGTGAAGCCGATGCCGCCCAGGATCTGGATGCAGTGCTCAGCGTTGCGGAAGGCGTGCTCGATCGCGACGGCGCCTGCGATGTTGGCTGCGAGTGCCGCCTGCTCATCGCCTGGCCGCTGGAGGTGTGCTTGCGCTGCGCCATTGGACTCATCGGCGGCACCAGCGGCGTCCCACGCGAGTGCCCGCGCCTGTTCGGCGCGCACCAGCATGTCGGCGCAGCGGTGCTTGACGGCCTGGAACTGGCCGATGGGACGGCCGAACTGCTCCCGGACCTTGGCGTACTCGACAGCGGTGTCGAGGCACCAACCGGCCACGCCGGCCGCCTCCGCAGCGAACAGCAGCAGCGCGCGGTCGGTGACTTCTTGCCGCGTCACGCCGTCGAGGACGCGCGCCTCGGGCACCTCGACCCCGTCGAAGTCCGCTCCGCCGACGGGACGGGTCGGGTCGAGGCTGTCGTAGGTCGTCGTGCCGACACCCTGCGCATCGACGACGAGCCACACCTCGTGGCCGTCGACGTCCTCGGCCCCACCGACGACGAGGACGTCGGCAGTGTCCGCGGACAGGACGGGACGGGCCGAGCCACGCAGTCGGAAGCCGCCATCGCTGCGGCTCACGTGCACATCCCCGTGTGCCAGCGCCACGCCGCCGATCGACTCGCCGCTCGCGAACCGTGGGAGCAGCTCAGCTCGCTGCTCGTCGGAGCCGAAGCGCTCGACGAGGACCGACGCCAGGATCGTCGCCAGGAGCGGACCCGGGGCGAGCGCGCGGCCGAGCTCCTCGAGCACGCAGGCCGCCTCGAGCAGCCCGTAGCCCGCTCCGCCGTGCCGCTCCGACAGGTGCAGGCCGGTCCAGCCCTGCGCGACGAGGTCGTCCCAGAACTTCGGCAGGCCGCTGGCCTCACCCTCCGCGTACGCGCGCGGCACCTCGGGCCCGCAGCGCGCGGCCACCCAGCGACGCGCCGCGTCGTGCAGCGCCTCGTGTTCCTCGGTCACGCCGATCGGCATCGCGCCCTCCCGCTCGGGCGCATCCTGCCACGCACCCACCCTGACACCAACGCGAGTACGTCAGGCGGCGCGCCAGCCTCGGAAGCGACGCAGACGCAGCGAGTTGGCGACCACCGACACGCTCGAGAAGCCCATGGCCGCCGCGGCGATCATCGGGTTGAGCGCGCCCGCCGCGGCGAGCGGGATCGCCGCGACGTTGTAGAGGAACGCCCAGACGAGGTTGCTGCGGATCGTCCCGAGCGTGCGCCGCGACAGCGCGACCGCGTCAGCAGCCGCACGCGGGTCACCCGAGACGAGGGTGATGTCGCCGGTCTCGATGGCGATGTCCGATCCGGTGCCGATGGCGATACCCAGATCCGCCTGGGCCAGCGCGGGGGCGTCGTTGATCCCGTCGCCGAGGAACGCGACCGTGTGCCCCTCGCTCTGAAGGCGGGCGACGACGTCAGCCTTGTCGCCAGGGAGCACCCCGGCGATGACCTCGTCGATCCCGACGGTCTCCGCGACGACACCTGCCGTGGTCGGGTTGTCGCCGGTGACGAGCAGCACGCGCAGTCCGAGGTCGTGGAACGCGGCGACCGCGGCGGACGCTCCGTCCTTCAGCGTGTCCTCGACCGACAGCACCGCGACGGCGACGCCGTCGATCGCTGCGACGACCGACGTGCGGCCACGGCTCTCCTGGGCCTGGAGTGCCTCGACGAGGTGATCGCTGGATACCGCCCCCTCCGAGCTCAGCCAACCTCGGCGGCCGACCAGGACCTCGTGCTCGTCGACGGTCGCACGGACACCCCGCCCCGGAACGTTGGCGAACGCCGACACCCGGGGGAGGGGGGCGCCATCGAGACGTGCACGGAGTCCAGCGGCGATGGCGCGCGCGACCGGGTGCTCCGAGGCGTCCTCGGCCGCCGCGATCGGTCGGAGGTCGACGCCGTCGGCGGCGATGACGTCCGCGAGCGACATCTCCCCACGCGTGATCGTGCCCGTCTTATCGGTGATGATGGTGTCGATGCGTTTGGTCGCCTCGAGCGTCTCGGCACCCTTGACCAGAACCCCCAGGGACGCGCCCCGGCCGGTCCCGACCATGATGGCCGTCGGCGTGGCGAGCCCGAGTGCGCACGGGCACGCGATGACGAGGACCGCGACGGCGCGGGTGACGGCATCACCGATGGGCACGCCCGTGAGGAGCGCGAGGGTGAACGCGCCCGCGGCGATGAGCAGCACGATCGGCACGAACACCGCGGAGACGCGGTCGACGAGGCGCTCGACCGGAGCCTTGCCGCCCTGCGCCTGCGCGACCTGCTCGATGATCCGGGCCAGGACCGTCTGCGCCCCGACGCGAGTCGCTTCCACGATCAGTCGTCCACCCTCGTTCACGGTCCCGCCGACGAGACCGTCGCCTGGAGCGACGTCGACCGGCACCGGCTCGCCGGTGA
Coding sequences:
- a CDS encoding SRPBCC family protein, which gives rise to MREHRFEIDIPHAVERVWRLLQDYDRWTEFAPMVVDVEVVHPGDDDGNGLLRRVIYRLPFGRRGAALELVTDVVPERGYTYTMLAHRPGNDQTGRVELEPVTSDRTRLRFEERYHLTTWPWRWLEGPIYRFINRQNERSMAAVSDYLTRHPEYPGSDGRTETGSR
- a CDS encoding heavy metal translocating P-type ATPase, producing MSADTAPPVPSAPTPARTAITLPVEGMTCAACATRIGRALGRVEGVEQADVNYATHRAVVTYDPGRVDLQAMRTKVESIGYAIPDVVDDEAAYRDRDRKLLRSLFTAAILTVPLLLISMLMPLQFEGWEWLAAALATPVIVWSGREFHRNAAINLRHGSVTMDTLVSMGTLVAFGWSLAALTLDPADYHVYFEVAAVIVTVILLGRWFEHRAKGRSSQAIRRLLELGTKTARLEDGREVAVEALAVGDRFVVRPGERIATDGVVVTGESAVDTSMVTGEPVPVDVAPGDGLVGGTVNEGGRLIVEATRVGAQTVLARIIEQVAQAQGGKAPVERLVDRVSAVFVPIVLLIAAGAFTLALLTGVPIGDAVTRAVAVLVIACPCALGLATPTAIMVGTGRGASLGVLVKGAETLEATKRIDTIITDKTGTITRGEMSLADVIAADGVDLRPIAAAEDASEHPVARAIAAGLRARLDGAPLPRVSAFANVPGRGVRATVDEHEVLVGRRGWLSSEGAVSSDHLVEALQAQESRGRTSVVAAIDGVAVAVLSVEDTLKDGASAAVAAFHDLGLRVLLVTGDNPTTAGVVAETVGIDEVIAGVLPGDKADVVARLQSEGHTVAFLGDGINDAPALAQADLGIAIGTGSDIAIETGDITLVSGDPRAAADAVALSRRTLGTIRSNLVWAFLYNVAAIPLAAAGALNPMIAAAAMGFSSVSVVANSLRLRRFRGWRAA
- the rimK gene encoding 30S ribosomal protein S6--L-glutamate ligase; protein product: MRILILSRNAGLYSTSRLRQAAEERGHEVRVIDYLRCYMDITSHRPAVRYAGQALTDADAIIPRIGAPHTFYGTAVVRQFEMMGVYPANESQGITRARDKLRALQLLAREGVGLPVTSFAHSAKDIDGIIDIVGGAPLVVKLVEGTQGMGVVLAETRKAAESVIGAFRQLDANILVQEFIKEAGGTDIRAFVVGNRVVAAMKRTAAPGEFRSNIHRGGSASKVILTPEERAAAKRAAKILGLDIAGVDLMRSNHGPVVLEVNSSPGLEGIETATGKDVAGAVIEHIEKNARPGRTRSRGKG
- a CDS encoding Uma2 family endonuclease yields the protein MADVVSDSATPAHQRVVLELAVRLRSYEDAHVGQTGLSPLDVALGDHTLQPDVFWVPTDERIEHPVRVTPSFVVEVSSPSTRRHDLVRKRRVYEQAGVAEYWFVDLDANRIERYSLGPDGSYGHPDLVSGGASIASTALGAFEVAVDDLLPY
- a CDS encoding acyl-CoA dehydrogenase codes for the protein MPIGVTEEHEALHDAARRWVAARCGPEVPRAYAEGEASGLPKFWDDLVAQGWTGLHLSERHGGAGYGLLEAACVLEELGRALAPGPLLATILASVLVERFGSDEQRAELLPRFASGESIGGVALAHGDVHVSRSDGGFRLRGSARPVLSADTADVLVVGGAEDVDGHEVWLVVDAQGVGTTTYDSLDPTRPVGGADFDGVEVPEARVLDGVTRQEVTDRALLLFAAEAAGVAGWCLDTAVEYAKVREQFGRPIGQFQAVKHRCADMLVRAEQARALAWDAAGAADESNGAAQAHLQRPGDEQAALAANIAGAVAIEHAFRNAEHCIQILGGIGFTWEHDAHLYLRRAASVRQLVDAPRAARARAAALALGGTRRQLELELPQQEAAPFREEVRAFVERVRDLDEDGQHRELADAGYLVAEMPEPWGRGAGAIEQLVIEAELRDAGIRRPSLAIGQWVIPTLLTYGTPEQQDRYIRPTLHGDIAWCQLFSEPGAGSDLASLQTKAVRVDGGWRLTGQKVWTSLAQQADLAICLARTNPDAPKHDGITYFIVDMQNDGVDVRPLRELTGEAMFNEVFLTDVFVPDDQVVGDVDSGWRVARNTLAHERVAMASGTTFGGSVEGLLRFLESRPERDDPRIRDELAILLGDGLSVGLLSHRTTLRQLAGADPGPGASVRKLLGVEHDQRVSEFALSLLGPDGAITDGDGGRWSRAYLLNRCLTIAGGTSEIQRNVIGERLLGLPRDPEPST
- a CDS encoding amidohydrolase yields the protein MQPEDLILISVDDHVVEPPDMFDGHVPDRFRDRAPRVERLDNGDDVWVYEGQRIPNIGLNAVAGKPPEEWGFEPTAFDDIRDGCYDVDRRVADMSLNGVLASMCFPSFVQFCGQLFARTEDKELALTMVRAYNDWHIDEWAGSHPDRFIPLTIPPLWDPELMADEVRRVAAKGCHAVTFSENPEKLGWPSYHSEHWDPFFRACSEENVVVCLHIGSSSQLVMTAKDAPIDTMVVLTPMNSIQAATDILFSPTLRRFPDLRFALSEGGIGWIPYFLERVDYVYQRHSPWTHQDFGEKLPSQVFLEHFTLCFIDDQHGIDARHAIGVENITWECDYPHSDSSWPHSPELVAKQLDGVPDDEINAITHGNAMQLFSFDPFSVRPRGQATVGALRAEAGDVDPTTQVKRSKAGAQDGSVVGFEDLVKKMSKRD
- a CDS encoding nitroreductase family protein; the protein is MTSTLLEVMARQRACRHFRPDPVPWDLLRPVLTAATRAPSAENRQPWRFVVVEDGDARARIAGITSKVWEGGARSHAEASLPPALFVDVDEAASAGYGGAPALVVVLLDRDAAGAGDAGPSIWPAVQNLLIAATAEGLGSVLTTLATYLPDELREATGAPASWDPVAVIPLGYPAEPLGPSRRRALDEVAWHDRVGTPLPAGPDGGSTRS
- a CDS encoding amidohydrolase family protein encodes the protein MIIDGWVNLFPASFGRAWSATSENRSVGELFGGRTGEGSEVHALLADMDEAGVDRAILTPGLSGTGDQAGLPTLEEQLAVATEHAPRFGVAPAIDRATSPMDNARHVRDVAAHDPVVAVRVTPLVEQYPLNHRLYYPVYAACEEAGLPVTINIGVPGPRVRSECQDPRRLEDVLIDFPDLVVVGAHMGHPYEALLIQYLLKWPNLYLMTSAYLATYLDERLARFMNSSRGRGRVLFASDHPVIPLPRALTAAREVPLEDDARAAFLGDSAGRVFFGL